In one window of Nocardioides panacisoli DNA:
- a CDS encoding competence type IV pilus major pilin ComGC: MLHNAITRARRVRRDDAGFTLIELLIVIVILGVLAAIVVFSVSGITDTGDTAACEAEVQTVATAEEAHYADRGSYGSLSDLATNGFLRDADTEYVASASAGDGSLTMVAGAPCAAG; this comes from the coding sequence ATGTTGCACAACGCCATCACCCGCGCCCGTCGTGTCCGTCGCGACGACGCCGGCTTCACGCTCATCGAGCTGCTCATCGTCATCGTCATCCTCGGGGTGCTCGCCGCGATCGTCGTCTTCTCGGTCAGCGGCATCACCGACACCGGTGACACCGCCGCCTGCGAGGCCGAGGTCCAGACCGTGGCCACGGCCGAGGAGGCGCACTACGCGGACCGGGGGAGCTACGGCTCGCTCTCGGACCTGGCCACGAACGGCTTCCTGCGGGACGCGGACACCGAGTACGTCGCGTCGGCCTCCGCCGGCGACGGAAGCCTGACGATGGTCGCCGGCGCGCCCTGCGCTGCTGGCTGA